The Sphingomonas sanxanigenens DSM 19645 = NX02 genome includes a region encoding these proteins:
- a CDS encoding TonB-dependent receptor → MLEMNARIATRLRAGTTLGAVSLLALSITANSARAQAQEVAPVAADTPAPAAETPPPGDEEEIIVTGFRQSLGAAINLKRQTVGSVDAIVAEDIAKFPDQNLAESLQRIPGISIQRDGGEGRAITVRGLGAQFTRVRVNGLETVATSSDGASANRDRSFDFNVFASELFSSLVVHKTAEASLDEGSLGAVVDLNTGNPLAGKYGLTMVGSAVASYNDLSDKVGPRLAGLLSWKSPNGAFGVALSAAYSNYKTLELGNNTVRWAQSPFGSVDGTPCFYNASGAPALNSGGTYRSSPGCDEVALAFHPRIPRYGVIGHDRERLGITGSVQWSPSDATKVSVDALYSRFKEIRTEKYAEVLFRSLERPVDVSDYVIDANNNLISGTFNDVPVRTENYYRESTTEFYQFGATWDQDVTDKFRFTLLGGFSKSDASIPVETTLIFDDRDAQGYSYDYSNMFKPRLSFGTDVTDPANFQLSEIRDRPSSTINKFRTAQLRTEWDVTDGFTLKAGGVYRRFNFDTEGFLRDTVVCGNGGVDRVLGTINCSASSAFGAGAIYGFPGTAAASELVNLGSAGQPSGTTTSWVVPDRQAWADYTKLYDRALAIDAGNTRSVVEEVKGGYFQFDLKGDIFGLEYAANAGIRYVKTDQKSRGLNSGTEVQVERSYEDWLPAMNLALFPHRDIVLRASIADVVTRPSLGQLTPGGSVDGFNYRVNFGNPFLDPFRATAYDVAFEWYFAPQSIFSVALFKKDIASFPVSQTFSGTFASTGLPLSIIPPSSPAAANPEGQLWTINSIVNGTGASLKGAEISLQAPFTFLPGFLSRFGGIFNATFVDSNADYNVAGPAIVPGGALIAATRSSTLFGLSKRAFNGTLYYEDKKFSARASASYRSGYNDANSGTGNIFEGYRSTVNVDASIRYKLTEWLELSVEGVNLTDEYRERFTDEDAQRNYENNHFGRTFLVGARFKM, encoded by the coding sequence ATGCTGGAAATGAACGCTCGAATCGCAACTCGCTTGCGCGCCGGCACGACGCTTGGCGCGGTTTCGCTGTTGGCATTGTCCATTACGGCCAACTCTGCCCGTGCGCAGGCGCAGGAAGTGGCTCCCGTGGCCGCCGACACGCCCGCACCCGCTGCGGAGACGCCGCCGCCAGGTGACGAAGAAGAAATCATTGTTACCGGTTTCCGGCAATCGCTTGGTGCTGCAATCAATCTGAAGCGGCAGACGGTCGGCTCGGTCGATGCGATCGTTGCCGAGGATATCGCCAAGTTCCCCGACCAGAATCTGGCGGAATCGCTGCAGCGCATTCCGGGCATCTCGATCCAGCGTGACGGCGGCGAAGGCCGCGCGATCACCGTCCGCGGCCTCGGTGCGCAATTTACCCGCGTCCGCGTCAACGGGCTCGAGACGGTTGCGACGTCAAGCGACGGCGCCTCGGCCAATCGCGACCGCTCGTTCGACTTCAACGTGTTCGCGTCCGAGCTGTTCAGTTCGCTGGTCGTGCACAAGACCGCCGAGGCCTCGCTCGACGAAGGCTCGCTCGGCGCCGTCGTCGATCTCAACACCGGCAATCCGCTGGCGGGCAAATATGGGCTGACGATGGTCGGTTCGGCGGTCGCCAGCTACAATGATCTCAGCGACAAGGTCGGCCCGCGCCTCGCCGGTCTGCTCTCATGGAAGTCGCCCAATGGCGCGTTCGGCGTCGCGTTGTCAGCCGCTTACTCGAACTACAAGACGCTGGAACTCGGCAACAACACCGTGCGCTGGGCGCAGTCGCCCTTCGGCTCGGTCGATGGCACGCCCTGTTTCTACAACGCTAGCGGCGCGCCCGCGCTCAACAGCGGCGGCACCTATCGCTCCAGCCCCGGCTGCGACGAGGTCGCGCTCGCCTTCCACCCGCGCATCCCGCGCTATGGCGTGATCGGGCATGATCGCGAACGCCTTGGCATCACCGGCAGCGTGCAATGGTCGCCAAGCGATGCCACCAAGGTCTCGGTCGACGCGCTTTATTCGCGCTTCAAGGAGATCCGCACCGAGAAATATGCCGAAGTGCTGTTCCGCAGCCTCGAGCGCCCGGTCGACGTCTCGGATTATGTGATCGACGCGAACAACAATCTGATCAGCGGTACCTTCAACGACGTGCCGGTGCGTACCGAAAACTATTATCGCGAGTCGACGACCGAATTCTACCAGTTCGGCGCGACCTGGGATCAGGACGTTACCGACAAATTCCGGTTTACCTTGCTCGGCGGCTTCTCAAAATCCGACGCAAGCATTCCGGTCGAGACGACCCTGATCTTCGATGACCGCGACGCCCAGGGCTATAGCTATGACTATAGCAACATGTTCAAGCCGCGGCTGAGCTTCGGCACCGACGTCACCGACCCGGCGAACTTCCAGCTTTCCGAAATCCGCGACCGCCCCTCGTCGACGATCAACAAGTTCCGCACCGCGCAGCTCCGCACCGAGTGGGACGTGACCGACGGCTTCACCTTGAAGGCGGGCGGCGTCTATCGTCGTTTCAACTTCGACACCGAGGGTTTCCTGCGCGATACTGTGGTGTGCGGCAATGGCGGCGTCGATCGCGTGCTTGGCACGATCAACTGCTCGGCATCGTCGGCGTTCGGCGCCGGGGCGATTTACGGTTTTCCTGGTACGGCGGCGGCTTCGGAACTGGTCAACCTCGGTAGCGCTGGCCAGCCGAGCGGCACGACGACGAGCTGGGTGGTCCCCGATCGCCAGGCCTGGGCCGATTATACCAAGCTCTATGATCGCGCTCTCGCCATCGATGCGGGCAACACCCGCAGCGTCGTCGAGGAAGTGAAGGGCGGCTATTTCCAGTTCGATCTCAAGGGCGACATCTTCGGACTCGAATATGCCGCCAATGCCGGCATTCGCTATGTGAAGACCGATCAGAAGTCGCGCGGCCTCAATAGCGGCACCGAGGTGCAGGTCGAGCGCAGCTATGAGGATTGGCTGCCGGCGATGAACCTCGCGTTGTTCCCGCACCGCGACATCGTGCTGCGTGCGTCGATCGCCGACGTTGTGACGCGCCCGTCGCTGGGCCAACTCACCCCAGGCGGCTCGGTCGACGGCTTCAACTATCGCGTCAACTTCGGCAACCCGTTCCTCGATCCATTCCGCGCGACGGCCTATGACGTCGCGTTCGAATGGTATTTCGCGCCGCAGTCGATCTTCTCGGTCGCGCTGTTCAAGAAGGATATTGCCAGCTTCCCGGTCAGCCAGACCTTCAGCGGCACCTTCGCCTCGACCGGGCTGCCGCTGTCGATCATCCCGCCGAGTTCGCCCGCCGCGGCCAACCCGGAAGGTCAGCTCTGGACGATCAACTCGATCGTAAATGGCACCGGAGCGAGCTTGAAGGGGGCGGAAATTTCATTGCAGGCGCCGTTCACCTTCCTTCCCGGCTTCCTCTCGCGCTTCGGCGGCATCTTCAACGCCACCTTTGTCGATTCCAACGCCGACTATAATGTGGCGGGTCCGGCGATCGTGCCGGGCGGCGCGCTGATTGCAGCGACGCGCAGCTCGACCCTGTTCGGCCTCTCGAAGCGGGCGTTCAACGGCACGCTCTATTATGAAGACAAGAAGTTCAGCGCGCGGGCCTCGGCCAGCTATCGCAGCGGCTACAACGATGCCAATTCGGGCACCGGCAACATATTCGAGGGCTATCGCTCGACCGTCAACGTCGATGCCTCGATCCGCTACAAGCTTACGGAATGGTTGGAACTTTCGGTGGAAGGCGTCAATCTGACCGACGAGTATCGTGAGCGCTTTACGGATGAAGATGCCCAGCGCAACTACGAGAACAATCATTTCGGCCGGACCTTCCTGGTCGGCGCCCGCTTCAAGATGTGA
- a CDS encoding alpha/beta hydrolase — protein sequence MRMANVDRRTMMAGALGAAAVPALARAEPASRDPDAMIRLWPGRPPGSPATLPVEQIVERSTDPAMHDRAMTRIAAPRMALFRPAKPNGAAVLITPGGGYARVVIDKEGYELAPLLADRGITSFVLFYRLPADGWTTRPDAPLADAQRAMRLIRHRAAEFGIDPARVAAMGFSAGGHVCADLAARFSAPVYAPVDAADRLPARPMLAAPIYPVVSMSLPNAHPGSRTNLLGDAPTAELERAHSPDRNVPADAPPCFLVHAEDDETVPVANSLLLRQALRDRGIPVDTHLFAEGGHGFGIRRIAGKPAAAWPELYLSWAMSRGLFAA from the coding sequence ATGCGAATGGCGAATGTGGATCGCCGAACGATGATGGCGGGCGCGCTGGGTGCGGCGGCGGTGCCGGCGCTGGCGCGGGCGGAACCTGCGTCGCGCGATCCCGATGCGATGATCCGGCTGTGGCCGGGCCGCCCGCCCGGATCGCCCGCGACCCTGCCCGTCGAGCAAATCGTCGAGCGCAGCACCGATCCGGCGATGCATGACCGGGCGATGACGCGAATCGCGGCACCGCGCATGGCGCTGTTCCGGCCGGCGAAACCCAATGGTGCAGCGGTGCTGATCACGCCCGGCGGCGGCTATGCCCGCGTCGTCATCGACAAGGAGGGCTATGAACTCGCGCCCCTGCTCGCCGATCGCGGCATCACCAGTTTCGTGCTGTTCTACCGGCTCCCCGCCGATGGCTGGACCACGCGGCCCGATGCGCCGCTGGCCGACGCCCAGCGCGCGATGCGGTTGATCCGCCATCGCGCGGCGGAGTTCGGCATCGACCCGGCGCGCGTGGCAGCGATGGGCTTTTCGGCGGGCGGCCATGTCTGCGCCGATCTCGCCGCGCGTTTCTCTGCACCGGTCTATGCACCGGTCGACGCGGCGGATCGGTTGCCGGCGCGGCCGATGCTGGCCGCACCGATCTATCCGGTGGTGTCGATGAGCCTGCCCAATGCGCATCCCGGCTCACGCACCAACCTGCTGGGCGATGCCCCGACCGCCGAACTGGAGCGCGCGCACTCGCCGGATCGCAACGTGCCGGCGGATGCGCCGCCCTGCTTCCTCGTCCATGCCGAGGATGACGAGACCGTGCCGGTTGCCAACAGCCTGCTGCTGCGGCAGGCCCTGCGCGATCGCGGCATCCCGGTCGACACCCACTTGTTCGCCGAGGGCGGCCACGGCTTCGGCATTCGCCGGATCGCAGGCAAGCCGGCGGCGGCCTGGCCCGAACTCTATTTGTCCTGGGCGATGTCCCGGGGCCTCTTCGCTGCATGA
- a CDS encoding family 43 glycosylhydrolase yields MTFTRRDMMASASAAAAGTAATPLLAQSVDATGSGAAPAATRRRGFDNQRVPDLGNGTFLNPIMAGDHPDPSILKDGKDYYMTFSTFDSYPGLIIWHSRDLVNWTPLTAALTRNIGSVWAPELCKHKGRYYLYVPVKANPNTSYVMWADKITGPWSEPIDLVLPNHIDPGHAVGEDGSRWLFLSGGDRIRLSDDGLKTIGAVEHVYDPWRYPDTWDVEGFAPEGPKVTRHGDYFYLVTAVGGTAGPPTGHMVIAARSRSINGPWEHHPRNPLVHTTRIGEKWWSRGHATLVEGPGGDWWSVYHGFENGFWTLGRQTLLDPIRWTDDGWFEMTGGDLSQPIAKPGGGSVVGPHGLALSDDFRTLDLGRKWNFFAPGPDEAKRATVKDGALLLHGSGVSPRDSSPLVLIAGDRSYQFECDIELAPGTTAGLLLFYDKMLYCGLGFDEKRFVTHQYGIERGRPANAYGRRMRMRVTNREHIVSYHLSAGGGKTWERFDRGMEVSGYHHNVRGGFLMLRPGLYAAGNGTVAFRNFVFRAL; encoded by the coding sequence ATGACCTTTACCCGTCGCGACATGATGGCGTCCGCTTCGGCGGCTGCCGCCGGAACCGCCGCCACGCCGCTTTTGGCGCAATCCGTCGATGCCACCGGTAGCGGTGCGGCACCCGCCGCGACCCGGCGGCGCGGTTTCGACAATCAGCGCGTCCCCGATCTCGGCAACGGCACCTTCCTCAACCCGATCATGGCGGGCGACCACCCCGACCCGTCGATCCTCAAGGACGGGAAGGACTATTACATGACCTTCTCGACGTTCGATTCCTATCCGGGCCTGATCATCTGGCATTCGCGCGACCTGGTGAACTGGACGCCGCTGACCGCCGCGCTCACCCGCAACATCGGCTCGGTCTGGGCGCCGGAGCTCTGCAAGCACAAGGGGCGCTACTATCTTTACGTGCCGGTGAAGGCGAACCCCAACACCAGCTATGTGATGTGGGCGGACAAGATCACCGGGCCGTGGAGCGAGCCGATCGACCTCGTGCTGCCCAACCATATCGACCCCGGCCACGCGGTGGGAGAGGATGGTTCGCGCTGGCTGTTCCTGTCGGGCGGTGACCGCATCCGGCTGAGCGACGACGGCCTCAAGACCATCGGTGCGGTCGAGCATGTCTATGATCCTTGGCGTTATCCCGACACCTGGGATGTCGAGGGTTTCGCGCCCGAGGGCCCCAAGGTCACCCGTCATGGCGATTATTTCTATCTGGTCACCGCGGTCGGCGGCACCGCCGGTCCGCCGACCGGCCATATGGTGATCGCCGCGCGCTCGCGCTCGATCAACGGCCCGTGGGAGCATCATCCGCGCAATCCGCTGGTCCACACCACGCGCATCGGGGAGAAATGGTGGTCGCGCGGCCATGCCACATTGGTCGAGGGGCCGGGGGGCGACTGGTGGTCGGTCTATCATGGTTTCGAGAATGGCTTCTGGACGCTGGGCCGCCAGACCTTGCTCGATCCGATCCGCTGGACCGACGATGGCTGGTTCGAGATGACCGGGGGCGATCTCTCGCAGCCGATCGCCAAGCCCGGGGGCGGCAGCGTCGTCGGGCCCCACGGGCTGGCCTTGTCCGACGATTTCAGGACGCTCGACCTCGGCCGCAAGTGGAACTTCTTCGCGCCCGGCCCTGACGAGGCAAAGCGCGCGACCGTCAAGGATGGCGCGCTGCTCCTGCACGGATCGGGCGTGTCCCCGCGCGACAGTTCGCCATTGGTGCTGATCGCGGGCGACCGTTCCTATCAGTTCGAATGCGACATCGAACTGGCGCCGGGCACCACCGCCGGTCTTCTGCTCTTCTATGACAAGATGCTCTACTGCGGGCTGGGCTTCGACGAGAAGCGCTTCGTGACGCACCAATATGGCATCGAGCGCGGCCGTCCGGCGAACGCATATGGTCGCAGGATGCGCATGCGCGTCACCAACCGCGAGCACATCGTTTCCTATCATCTCAGCGCCGGCGGCGGAAAGACGTGGGAGCGGTTCGATCGCGGCATGGAGGTGTCGGGCTATCACCACAATGTCCGCGGCGGTTTCCTGATGCTGCGGCCGGGTCTCTACGCGGCGGGAAATGGTACGGTGGCGTTCCGCAACTTCGTCTTCCGGGCACTGTAA
- a CDS encoding acetyl-CoA C-acyltransferase family protein codes for MSEQNDVYIVAGVRTAIGDFGGSLKDFAPAELGKRVIAEAIDRAGLVPADVQHVVMGQVIATTPKDAYLARVAAVNAGIPVEAPALTLNRLCGSGVQAVVSAAQMLALGECDVAVAGGAEVMSRSPHHVSSARFGQKMGAIEMVDVMIEVLSDPFEGFHMGITAENVAERHGIDRAEQDAAAAESHRRAAQAQTEGRFDSQILPVEVKERKGMRLFAADEHVRAETTAESLAGLRPAFRKDGSVTAGNASGINDGAAALVLASGKAVAARGLKPMARILGWGHAGVEPAVMGIGPVKAVPIALERAGLRLDQIDVIESNEAFAAQACAVTKGLGFDPDKVNPNGSGISLGHPIGATGAILTVKAIYELERVGGRYGLVTMCIGGGQGIALVLERPQA; via the coding sequence ATGAGCGAGCAGAACGACGTCTATATCGTTGCCGGTGTGCGCACGGCGATCGGTGATTTCGGGGGCAGCCTCAAGGATTTCGCGCCCGCCGAACTCGGCAAGCGCGTGATCGCCGAGGCGATCGATCGTGCGGGGCTGGTGCCGGCGGACGTGCAGCATGTCGTCATGGGGCAGGTGATCGCGACCACGCCCAAGGATGCCTATCTTGCGCGGGTCGCCGCGGTGAACGCGGGCATCCCGGTCGAAGCGCCGGCGCTGACGCTGAACCGGCTGTGCGGTTCGGGCGTGCAAGCGGTGGTCTCCGCGGCGCAGATGCTGGCGCTCGGTGAGTGCGATGTCGCGGTTGCCGGCGGCGCCGAAGTGATGAGCCGCTCCCCGCATCATGTTTCATCCGCGCGCTTCGGGCAGAAAATGGGCGCGATCGAGATGGTCGACGTGATGATCGAGGTGCTCAGCGACCCGTTCGAGGGGTTCCACATGGGCATCACCGCCGAGAATGTCGCCGAGCGCCACGGCATCGACCGCGCCGAGCAGGATGCCGCCGCCGCCGAGAGCCATCGCCGCGCCGCGCAGGCCCAGACGGAAGGCCGCTTCGACAGCCAGATCCTGCCGGTCGAGGTGAAGGAGCGGAAGGGCATGCGGCTGTTCGCGGCCGACGAGCATGTCCGCGCCGAGACTACCGCGGAGAGCCTCGCCGGGCTGCGGCCGGCGTTTCGAAAGGATGGCAGCGTCACCGCGGGCAATGCCAGCGGCATCAATGATGGCGCGGCGGCGCTGGTGCTGGCGAGCGGCAAGGCGGTCGCGGCGCGCGGGCTCAAGCCGATGGCGCGGATCCTCGGCTGGGGCCATGCCGGGGTCGAGCCGGCGGTGATGGGCATCGGTCCGGTCAAGGCCGTGCCGATCGCGCTGGAGCGCGCCGGCCTGAGGCTCGACCAAATCGACGTCATCGAATCCAACGAGGCGTTCGCGGCGCAGGCCTGCGCGGTCACGAAGGGGCTCGGTTTCGATCCCGACAAGGTCAATCCCAACGGCTCGGGCATCTCGCTCGGCCATCCGATCGGCGCGACCGGCGCGATCCTGACCGTGAAGGCCATCTACGAACTGGAGCGCGTCGGCGGCCGCTATGGCCTCGTCACGATGTGCATCGGCGGCGGACAGGGTATCGCGCTGGTGCTGGAGCGTCCGCAGGCGTGA
- a CDS encoding LysE family translocator has product MKIETWLLFCAAVFALSGTPGPNMLHVLTRSVSFGFRRSVAAMMGCLTAVVSVLIASAAGLAAILAAAPTLFEVLRYAGVAYLLYLGIKAWRAPAGNGPDASGLTPAMSLFALFRGGFLISISNPKLLLFAAAFLPQFIDRSAPQVPQFVILVTSFAVIETFWYMVYGVGGRGIARYLRRPSLNRVFNRVCGAIFVSFGLALLGARSH; this is encoded by the coding sequence ATGAAGATCGAGACCTGGCTGCTGTTCTGTGCGGCGGTGTTCGCCTTGTCGGGCACGCCGGGCCCGAACATGCTTCATGTGCTCACCCGCAGCGTGTCGTTCGGGTTCCGGCGCAGCGTCGCGGCGATGATGGGGTGCCTCACCGCCGTCGTCTCGGTGCTGATCGCGTCGGCCGCCGGGCTTGCCGCGATCCTCGCGGCAGCACCGACGCTGTTCGAGGTGCTGCGCTACGCCGGCGTCGCCTACCTGCTCTATCTGGGCATCAAGGCGTGGCGGGCGCCTGCGGGCAACGGCCCCGACGCATCGGGGCTGACCCCGGCGATGTCGCTTTTCGCGCTGTTCCGCGGCGGCTTCCTGATCAGCATCAGCAACCCCAAGCTGCTGCTGTTCGCCGCGGCCTTCCTGCCGCAGTTCATCGACCGCAGCGCGCCGCAGGTTCCGCAGTTCGTGATCCTCGTCACCTCCTTCGCGGTGATCGAGACCTTCTGGTACATGGTCTATGGCGTCGGCGGCCGCGGCATCGCGCGCTACCTGAGGCGGCCGTCGCTCAACCGCGTGTTCAACCGCGTCTGCGGTGCGATCTTCGTCAGCTTCGGGCTGGCACTGCTCGGCGCGCGATCGCACTGA